The sequence GGATTTGGAGTCCGCCGCTCTACCAATTGGAGCTACTGGCCCTTTAAAAGGAACCGCTAAGGACGCATCAACCCTTCGGGTTGGGCAGCTTGCACTCCTTGTGGAGTGTGTGCTTGCGGAGCTTGGGCGAGAACTTCATCAGCTCCAGCTTGTCCTTGGTATTGTTCTTGTTCTTCATGGTCACGTAATTGATGATGCCCGTTTCCGAACACTTGAGACCAATCTGAATTCTGTGATCGCTAGCCATTACTCAATAATCTCCGTAACAACGCCAGCTCCGACGGTGCGTCCGCCTTCGCGGATTGCGAAGCGCACGCCGTCTTCCATGGCGATGGGGGTGATGAGTTCTACTTCCATCTGGGCGTTGTCGCCCGGCATGATCATTTCCGTTCCCTCGGGAA is a genomic window of Chrysiogenia bacterium containing:
- the tuf gene encoding elongation factor Tu (EF-Tu; promotes GTP-dependent binding of aminoacyl-tRNA to the A-site of ribosomes during protein biosynthesis; when the tRNA anticodon matches the mRNA codon, GTP hydrolysis results; the inactive EF-Tu-GDP leaves the ribosome and release of GDP is promoted by elongation factor Ts; many prokaryotes have two copies of the gene encoding EF-Tu) produces the protein PEGTEMIMPGDNAQMEVELITPIAMEDGVRFAIREGGRTVGAGVVTEIIE
- the rpmG gene encoding 50S ribosomal protein L33; this translates as MASDHRIQIGLKCSETGIINYVTMKNKNNTKDKLELMKFSPKLRKHTLHKECKLPNPKG